From the genome of Yersinia enterocolitica, one region includes:
- a CDS encoding CsbD family protein, with protein sequence MNKDQADGNWKQFKGKVKEKWGKLTDDDLTVIEGKRDQLVGKIQEKYGYQKEQAEKEVKAWEDHSKYRW encoded by the coding sequence ATGAATAAAGATCAAGCCGACGGTAACTGGAAGCAGTTTAAAGGTAAAGTGAAAGAAAAATGGGGCAAGCTGACTGACGATGACTTAACGGTAATCGAAGGTAAGCGTGACCAGCTAGTGGGTAAAATCCAGGAGAAATACGGCTATCAGAAAGAGCAAGCCGAGAAAGAAGTCAAAGCCTGGGAAGACCACAGCAAATATCGCTGGTAA
- a CDS encoding transcriptional regulator Zur, whose protein sequence is MKPIDEEKLLAQAESLCQQRNVRLTPQRLEVLRLMAQQPGAISAYDLLDLLRVSEPQAKPPTVYRALDFLLEQGFIHRVESANSYVLCHHFEEPTHTSALFICDRCKIVTERTTVGIEEALSQLAKQSGFVLRHSVVEAHGLCAECGEVEACESHEHCDHDHSIVTKKK, encoded by the coding sequence ATGAAACCTATCGATGAGGAAAAGCTGCTGGCTCAGGCTGAAAGTCTGTGTCAACAACGTAACGTCCGGCTGACACCGCAACGTCTTGAAGTACTACGCTTAATGGCACAACAACCTGGCGCAATCAGTGCCTATGACCTGTTGGATTTGTTGCGTGTGTCTGAGCCACAAGCCAAGCCTCCAACTGTTTATCGCGCATTGGATTTTTTGCTGGAGCAAGGGTTTATTCACCGCGTCGAGTCAGCTAATAGTTATGTGCTATGTCATCATTTTGAAGAGCCAACCCATACTTCAGCGCTATTTATCTGTGATCGGTGCAAAATAGTCACTGAACGCACCACCGTGGGCATTGAAGAGGCATTGTCACAGTTAGCAAAACAATCAGGTTTTGTGCTGCGTCACAGTGTGGTTGAAGCGCACGGTTTATGTGCTGAATGCGGGGAAGTTGAAGCATGCGAAAGCCATGAGCATTGTGACCATGACCACTCTATTGTTACTAAAAAGAAATAG
- a CDS encoding tRNA dihydrouridine(20/20a) synthase DusA, with protein MHAAQTFSSTPANKPHYPLQRFSVAPMLDWTDRHCRYFHRLLTKQTLLYTEMVTTGAIIHGKADYLAYSEQDHPVALQLGGSDPQALAHCAKLAEQRGYNEINLNVGCPSDRVQNGRFGACLMDEAELVADCIKAMRDVVSIPVTVKTRIGIDQLDSYEFLCEFVQTVADRGECDIFTIHARKAWLSGLSPKENREVPPLDYERVYQLKRDFPTLTIAINGGVKTLAEAKEHLKHLDGVMMGREAYQNPSILTQVDRELFDVNAPVVDSIKAIEALYPYIEQELSRGAYLGHITRHILGIFQGIPGARQWRRHLSENAHKPGAGVVVVEQALALVTRPYTLRP; from the coding sequence ATGCACGCAGCCCAGACTTTTTCCAGCACCCCGGCCAATAAGCCACACTACCCTCTACAACGTTTTTCCGTCGCGCCGATGCTCGATTGGACCGATCGTCATTGCCGTTATTTTCATCGTTTGTTAACCAAGCAGACCTTGTTATATACCGAAATGGTCACCACCGGTGCCATTATTCATGGTAAAGCTGACTATCTGGCTTATAGCGAACAGGATCATCCGGTGGCACTGCAACTTGGAGGCAGTGACCCGCAGGCGCTGGCCCATTGTGCCAAATTGGCTGAACAACGCGGCTACAATGAAATAAACCTAAATGTGGGTTGCCCGTCTGATCGGGTACAAAATGGTCGTTTTGGCGCTTGCCTGATGGATGAGGCTGAACTGGTCGCTGACTGCATTAAAGCTATGCGCGATGTGGTTTCTATTCCTGTCACCGTTAAAACTCGTATCGGCATTGACCAACTGGATAGCTATGAGTTCTTATGCGAGTTTGTGCAAACGGTGGCGGACCGTGGCGAATGCGATATCTTTACCATTCATGCTCGCAAAGCCTGGCTCTCAGGGCTTAGCCCGAAAGAGAACCGTGAAGTGCCACCGCTGGATTATGAGCGGGTTTATCAGCTCAAGCGTGATTTCCCAACACTGACTATTGCCATTAATGGTGGTGTGAAAACGCTGGCTGAAGCCAAAGAGCATCTTAAACATCTTGATGGGGTAATGATGGGCCGTGAAGCCTACCAAAATCCAAGCATTTTGACCCAAGTGGATCGCGAACTATTTGATGTAAATGCCCCAGTGGTCGATAGCATTAAGGCGATTGAAGCGCTTTATCCTTATATCGAACAGGAGTTGTCTCGCGGCGCTTATTTGGGCCACATCACCCGGCATATTCTTGGGATTTTTCAGGGAATTCCTGGTGCGCGTCAATGGCGTCGCCATCTAAGCGAAAATGCCCATAAGCCTGGTGCTGGCGTTGTTGTAGTAGAGCAAGCCTTAGCGCTGGTCACTCGGCCTTATACCCTTCGTCCTTGA
- a CDS encoding envelope stress response protein PspG has product MFEILFVIGFFIMLMVTGISLLGIFAALLVAAAFMMVGGLFVMMIKLLPWLILAVVAVWIWRSMQKPIVRRY; this is encoded by the coding sequence ATGTTTGAAATTCTCTTTGTTATCGGCTTTTTTATCATGCTGATGGTAACCGGTATTTCCCTGTTAGGGATCTTCGCTGCATTACTGGTGGCTGCTGCTTTTATGATGGTAGGGGGCTTATTCGTCATGATGATTAAGCTGCTACCTTGGTTGATTCTGGCGGTTGTGGCCGTCTGGATATGGCGTTCGATGCAGAAACCGATAGTCCGGCGTTACTAA
- a CDS encoding quinone oxidoreductase, whose protein sequence is MAKHIQFSTTGGPEVLQYLDFTPSDPAAHEVQVENKAIGINYIDTYVRSGLYSPSQFPSGLGTEAAGIVTKVGSSVNTINVGDRVVYAQSALGAYSEVHNVAAEKIAILPDNISFEQAAASFLKGLTVHYLLRQTHEIKPGEVFLFHAAAGGVGLIACQWAKALGAKLIGSVGSDEKAELAKASGAWATINYRTENIAERVAELTNGEKVGVVYDSVGKSTWLDSLNSLKRRGLMVSFGNASGPVTGVDLAILNQKGGLYVTRPSLNTYVTNRQELASASHELFSLIAGGAINVDVAKAQQFPLRDAHRAHQILESRQTTGSSLLIP, encoded by the coding sequence ATGGCAAAGCATATCCAATTCAGTACCACTGGCGGGCCGGAAGTGTTGCAATACCTTGACTTTACCCCTTCTGACCCTGCAGCACATGAAGTTCAGGTAGAAAACAAAGCGATCGGTATTAACTATATCGATACTTATGTTCGCAGTGGGCTTTATTCACCATCACAGTTTCCCAGTGGGTTGGGAACAGAGGCGGCGGGAATTGTCACTAAAGTTGGTTCGTCGGTTAACACAATCAATGTCGGTGACCGGGTGGTATATGCCCAATCAGCTCTCGGGGCTTACAGCGAAGTGCATAATGTTGCGGCAGAGAAGATTGCCATACTTCCTGACAACATCTCTTTCGAGCAGGCCGCAGCATCATTCCTCAAAGGGCTGACCGTCCACTATCTGTTGCGCCAAACCCACGAGATAAAACCGGGTGAGGTATTCCTATTCCATGCGGCGGCGGGTGGTGTCGGACTAATTGCTTGCCAGTGGGCGAAAGCGCTTGGTGCTAAGCTTATCGGCAGTGTTGGCTCTGATGAAAAGGCCGAATTGGCAAAAGCCTCTGGCGCCTGGGCCACGATTAACTATCGTACAGAAAATATCGCCGAGCGGGTGGCAGAGCTGACTAATGGCGAGAAAGTGGGTGTGGTGTATGACTCGGTTGGGAAAAGTACCTGGCTGGATTCGCTTAATAGCCTTAAGCGCAGAGGCTTGATGGTGAGTTTCGGTAATGCCTCCGGCCCAGTGACAGGAGTAGATCTTGCCATCCTGAACCAAAAAGGCGGGCTATATGTTACTCGCCCCTCCCTCAACACTTATGTCACCAATCGGCAAGAGTTAGCAAGTGCCAGCCACGAACTGTTTTCACTGATTGCTGGCGGAGCCATTAATGTCGATGTGGCAAAAGCACAGCAATTCCCGTTGCGTGATGCTCACCGTGCCCATCAAATCCTAGAAAGCCGCCAGACCACAGGATCCAGCTTGCTGATACCCTGA
- a CDS encoding replicative DNA helicase DnaB (unwinds double stranded DNA): MAAKKPTNNMTEPRDRQMEGLKLPPHSLEAEQSVLGGLMLDNERWDNVSERVASNDFFSRPHRRIFTEMQRLLENSKPIDLITLSESLEQKGDLDSVGGFAYLAELSKNTPSAANIGAYADIVRERAVVREMISVANEIADAGYDPQGRSSEDLLDLAESKVFQIAESRASKDEGPKSVDQILEATVARIEQLYQRPHDGVTGVSTGFTDLDKKTAGLQKSDLIIVAARPSMGKTTFAMNLCENAAMMQEKPVLIFSLEMPGDQIMMRMLASLSHVDQTRIRTGQLDDEDWARISSTMGILMEKRNMYIDDSSGLTPTEVRSRARRIFREHGGLSLIMIDYLQLMRVPSLSDNRTLEIAEISRSLKALAKELQVPVVALSQLNRSLEQRADKRPVNSDLRESGSIEQDADLIMFIYRDEVYHENSDEKGIAQIILGKQRNGPIGSVRLKFNGQWSRFDNYAGPQYDDE, translated from the coding sequence ATGGCCGCAAAAAAACCAACCAACAATATGACAGAGCCACGAGACCGCCAGATGGAAGGGCTGAAACTCCCGCCTCATTCGCTGGAGGCAGAGCAGTCCGTGTTGGGCGGTTTGATGCTGGATAATGAACGCTGGGATAATGTGTCAGAACGCGTTGCCAGCAATGACTTCTTCAGCCGCCCGCATCGCCGAATCTTTACTGAAATGCAGCGTTTGCTGGAAAACAGCAAACCTATCGATTTGATCACCTTGTCTGAGTCGCTAGAGCAAAAAGGCGATCTGGATTCGGTGGGGGGATTTGCCTATCTGGCAGAGTTATCGAAAAACACCCCAAGTGCAGCGAATATTGGTGCCTATGCTGATATTGTGCGCGAACGTGCGGTAGTTCGTGAAATGATCTCGGTCGCCAATGAGATAGCTGACGCCGGTTATGATCCCCAAGGGCGTAGCAGTGAAGATCTGCTGGATTTGGCTGAATCCAAAGTGTTTCAGATAGCTGAAAGCCGCGCCAGTAAAGATGAAGGGCCGAAAAGTGTCGATCAAATCCTCGAAGCCACGGTCGCGCGAATTGAGCAACTTTATCAGCGGCCCCATGATGGGGTGACCGGTGTTTCAACCGGCTTTACCGACCTTGATAAAAAAACCGCCGGTTTACAGAAATCAGATTTGATCATTGTCGCCGCGCGTCCATCAATGGGTAAAACCACGTTTGCGATGAACTTGTGTGAAAACGCCGCGATGATGCAGGAAAAACCGGTATTGATCTTCAGTTTGGAGATGCCCGGCGATCAGATCATGATGCGTATGCTGGCGTCGCTGTCACATGTTGACCAGACCCGTATCCGAACCGGCCAACTCGATGATGAGGATTGGGCGCGTATTTCCAGCACCATGGGCATATTGATGGAAAAACGCAATATGTACATCGATGACTCATCCGGTCTGACACCGACAGAAGTGCGCTCCCGCGCGCGGCGTATTTTCCGCGAACATGGTGGTTTGAGTCTGATTATGATCGACTACCTGCAATTGATGCGGGTGCCGTCTCTTTCTGATAACCGAACGTTGGAAATCGCCGAGATTTCGCGCTCACTCAAAGCTCTGGCGAAAGAGTTGCAAGTCCCGGTAGTGGCGTTATCACAGCTTAACCGTAGTTTGGAGCAACGTGCTGATAAACGGCCCGTTAACTCCGACTTACGTGAATCCGGCTCTATCGAACAAGATGCGGACTTAATCATGTTTATCTATCGTGACGAGGTGTATCACGAGAACAGTGATGAGAAAGGGATCGCGCAGATTATTTTGGGTAAACAGCGTAACGGTCCGATCGGATCTGTCCGGCTGAAATTTAACGGTCAATGGTCGCGCTTTGATAACTATGCCGGTCCACAGTACGACGACGAATAG